One Salminus brasiliensis chromosome 5, fSalBra1.hap2, whole genome shotgun sequence DNA segment encodes these proteins:
- the LOC140555794 gene encoding G-protein coupled estrogen receptor 1-like, with the protein MDGPSAVNNNASFTSWPVVGANQTETDLYAVNLLLSCFYTVFLFPLGLVGNILILLVNLDPCQRRSNPDLYFTNLALADLVLVLDSLIEVFNLSAHYYDDAVLCTCMALFLQVNMYSSVFSLTWMSLDRCVALTGLTSRALAATHHSLSHHSSLTCAAIWVAAIACTLLPFATAHARHGWGRGFCFAAAAEVQWLEVTLGFAAPFCVMGACYALIGRALLRSGRQRRAKALRMIAAAVGVFFVCWLPENVFIGIHLLSGATEPSRRRGNSTLWQQYPLTGHMVTLAACANSCLNPLVYGLLGRTFRRKLHLFLKHHMCCLGAPPRTANMTHVALRECLRDEFRRTTCAHHSQEEKEHDLR; encoded by the coding sequence ATGGATGGCCCCTCAGCAGTCAACAACAACGCCTCCTTCACCTCCTGGCCTGTGGTTGGCGCTAACCAAACGGAAACAGACCTTTATGCCGTCAACCTCCTCCTGTCCTGCTTCTACACTGTGTTCCTATTCCCACTTGGCCTCGTGGGTAACATCCTGATCCTGCTGGTAAACCTGGACCCCTGCCAGCGTAGGAGCAACCCGGACCTGTACTTCACCAACCTGGCGCTGGCCGacctggtgctggtgctggacTCACTGATCGAGGTGTTCAACCTGAGCGCACACTACTATGATGACGCAGTGCTGTGCACTTGCATGGCGCTCTTCCTGCAAGTCAACATGTACAGCAGCGTCTTCTCCCTCACCTGGATGAGCCTGGACCGCTGTGTGGCTCTAACGGGCCTAACGTCTCGTGCGCTGGCTGCCACCCACCACTCTCTGAGTCACCATTCCAGCCTCACGTGCGCCGCCATCTGGGTGGCAGCCATTGCCTGCACACTGCTGCCATTCGCCACGGCTCACGCCCGTCACGGCTGGGGGCGGGGCTTCTGCTTTGCAGCCGCAGCCGAGGTCCAATGGCTGGAGGTGACGCTGGGCTTCGCCGCACCGTTCTGCGTGATGGGTGCTTGCTACGCCCTGATTGGCCGTGCGCTGTTGCGGTCCGGCCGACAACGTCGGGCCAAGGCGCTTCGGATGATTGCAGCCGCTGTTGGTGTTTTCTTCGTGTGCTGGCTGCCTGAAAACGTCTTCATTGGTATTCACCTGCTAAGCGGGGCCACCGAACCATCGCGTCGCCGCGGCAATAGCACGCTGTGGCAGCAGTATCCGCTCACGGGTCACATGGTCACGTTGGCAGCATGTGCCAACAGTTGCCTCAACCCGCTGGTCTATGGTCTGCTGGGGAGAACTTTTAGGCGCAAACTGCATCTCTTTCTCAAGCACCACATGTGCTGCCTTGGTGCACCCCCACGGACCGCGAACATGACCCACGTGGCCCTTCGGGAGTGCCTGCGAGATGAGTTCAGACGCACTACGTGTGCCCACCACAGTCAGGAGGAAAAGGAGCATGATCTCAGATGA